The proteins below come from a single Gossypium raimondii isolate GPD5lz chromosome 2, ASM2569854v1, whole genome shotgun sequence genomic window:
- the LOC105788694 gene encoding uncharacterized protein At4g00950 codes for MGSPPTPKLSLYSFPSMVKEPSGMMTPPIHSSVSIPFLWEEAPGRPRRSYRGSENETDTSNGSKPNVARCLELPPRLLAKAKVANMPPPTTVLDGPDAFWPGSFRSLDNKRLDKFGSSRWRSFRKAGRVVERSFDFSTSVVRVGDAGGSGTTEVKIARVRKKACFLNLSHARSHVLASIYESFKKVVPWRRGHEGSCNP; via the exons ATGGGGTCTCCTCCTACACCTAAGCTTTCTCTATATTCGTTTCCGAGTATGGTAAAAGAGCCGTCAGGGATGATGACACCGCCGATTCATTCCTCTGTTTCAATTCCATTCCTGTGGGAGGAAGCACCGGGCAGGCCTAGGCGGTCATATCGGGGTAGTGAGAACGAAACTGATACAAGCAATGGATCAAAGCCAAACGTTGCAAGATGCTTGGAACTGCCTCCGAGGTTGTTAGCTAAGGCTAAGGTTGCTAACATGCCACCTCCAACAACTGTGTTGGATGGTCCTGATGCGTTTTGGCCTGGGTCTTTTAGGAGCCTGGACAACAAGCGGCTGGATAAGTTTGGATCCAGTAGGTGGAGGAGCTTTAGAAAGGCTGGTCGAGTTGTTGAGAGAAGTTTTGACTTTTCAACTTCGGTTGTTCGCGTTGGAGATGCTGGTGGCTCTGGCACTACAGAGGTGAAGATAGCCAGGGTTAGGAAGAAAGCCTGTTTTCTGAATCTATCTCACGCTAGGTCACATGTCTTG GCAAGCATTTATGAAAGCTTTAAGAAAGTGGTCCCATGGAGACGAGGGCATGAGGGCTCCTGCAACCCATAG
- the LOC105788693 gene encoding protein RKD4, producing the protein MFLFSGFIYRRVEFEVDSFYDFNSPALLPHPQADNLCIQFMDFEEISSDFALFDQNEDIMVDAKPIKAVVDSFDHHCGNTTNSGGSSTEASRVIHEIEYGDSHGQKIRSFRRKRTASLELDEIQKYFDFPISKAAKEMNVGLTLLKKRCRELNIMRWPHRKIKSLKSLIHNVKELGLTNEIVMLEEHQRMLEKVPDLELTDRTKKLRQACFKANYKKRSLASCY; encoded by the exons atgtttttgttttctggGTTCATTTACCGCAGGGTGGAATTTGAAGTAGACAGTTTTTACGATTTCAATTCACCTGCATTGCTTCCCCATCCTCAGGCCGACAATTTATGCATTCAGTTCATGGATTTTGAAGAGATAAGCAGTGACTTCGCTCTTTTTGATCAGAATGAAGATATCATGGTTGATGCAAAGCCTATAAAGGCGGTAGTGGATTCATTTGACCACCATTGTGGCAATACTACGAACAGTGGTGGTTCAAGTACTGAAGCATCGAGAGTGATTCATGAGATTGAGTATGGGGATTCACATGGACAGAAAATAAGGAGTTTCAGAAGGAAGAGGACAGCTTCATTGGAATTAGATGAGATTCAAAAGTACTTTGATTTTCCAATATCTAAAGCTGCTAAAGAGATGAATGTGGGGCTGACTTTGTTGAAGAAGAGATGCAGGGAACTCAACATCATGAGATGGCCTCATAGGAAGATCAAGAGCTTGAAATCTCTCATTCACAATGTCAAg gagCTTGGATTGACTAATGAGATAGTGATGTTGGAGGAGCACCAAAGGATGCTAGAGAAAGTGCCAGATCTGGAATTAACCGACAGAACCAAGAAGCTTAGGCAGGCTTGTTTCAAAGctaattacaagaaaaggtcCCTTGCCTCTTGTTATTGA
- the LOC105789674 gene encoding uncharacterized protein LOC105789674, producing MAWNYQGIGSTLTVQNLKVKGKYDPDFVFLSETKNRRVKLEKLRCKLKFDGGWCVDPLGAKWWSGTLVEGGVAGDFNDIADEFEKEGGRNKERYKMKCFREMIEVSQLYDISFKGQRFTWFGLRDQAWVKERLDRALVNLDWMEACPNTQGFNLPAIGSDHSPMVVFSDFRDKKVKKKFKQRNKILIIKNGDCWFDDEERIMNCFTSFYEDLFKSEGVMWNDELLGVIPSGVTCEMNRALVAEISEKAVTEAVFQTGSYKAPGPDGFGGIFYHKFWDIIKGDVVEMVWGFFREGLMPSGLNETESAFVAGRMIHDTIIVAQEVFHYLKLKKTGRKNVMAVKLDINKAYDRVEWDFLEVVLKRLGFDAKWIGWIMECVRSVSYTLQINGKPSRMFCPSRGLRQGDRLPPFLFLIVADVLSRMILQSAQLSHIKGVKLSRNCPIVSHLFFTDDSLFFLEANVQNCRNLIDIIQIYCQASGQRVNYEKSSLVLSSNTTEDLKNVVQAEMNIVVATNPGVYFGIPALWGKTRSKALEYVKDEVVLRLKVWKNQYLSAGGKEGLIKAVACSIPTYVMF from the exons ATGGCTTGGAACTATCAAGGAATTGGATCAACCTTGACAGTTCAAAATCTGAAGGTAAAAGGGAAGTATGATCCAGACTTTGTTTTTTTGTCTGAAACGAAAAATAGGAGGGTAAAATTGGAGAAATTAAGGTGTAAGTTGAAGTTTGATGGTGGTTGGTGTGTGGATCCATTGGGGGCTAAGTGGTGGTCTGGTACTTTGGTGGAAGGAGGAGTGGCTG GGGATTTCAATGATATAGCTGATGAGTTTGAAAAGGAGGGAGGAAGGAACAAGGAAAGATATAAAATGAAGTGTTTTAGAGAGATGATTGAAGTGAGTCAGCTATATGATATCAGTTTTAAGGGGCAGAGGTTTACTTGGTTCGGTTTGAGGGATCAGGCTTGGGTTAAGGAGAGGCTTGATAGGGCACTAGTTAATTTGGATTGGATGGAGGCATGCCCGAATACTCAAGGTTTTAACCTTCCAGCTATTGGTTCGGACCATTCTCCCATGGTGGTTTTTTCAGATTTTAGAGATaagaaagtgaaaaagaaatttaa GCAAcgaaataaaattcttataataaaGAATGGGGACTGTTGGTTTGATGATGAGGAGCGGATAATGAATTGCTTCACCTCGTTTTATGAGGATCTGTTTAAAAGTGAAGGGGTAATGTGGAATGATGAGCTTTTGGGTGTTATACCTTCGGGAGTCACTTGTGAGATGAATAGAGCTTTAGTGGCTGAAATTTCTGAAAAAGCGGTCACTGAAGCTGTGTTTCAAACGGGGTCCTATAAAGCACCTGGGCCTGATGGGTTTGGTGgtattttctatcataaatttTGGGATATTATAAAAGGGGACGTAGTGGAGATGGTCTGGGGGTTTTTTAGGGAGGGGCTTATGCCGAGTGGATTAAATGAGACTGAG AGTGCTTTTGTTGCTGGTAGGATGATACATGATACTATTATAGTGGCTCAGGAGGTGTTTCATTATTTGAAGTTGAAGAAGACAGGTAGGAAGAATGTTATGGCggttaaattggatataaataaAGCTTACGACAGGGTGGAGTGGGATTTTTTAGAAGTTGTCCTCAAGAGATTGGGTTTCGATGCTAAATGGATAGGCTGGATAATGGAGTGTGTGAGAAGTGTTTCCTACACTTTACAGATTAATGGTAAGCCTAGTAGAATGTTCTGTCCCTCTAGAGGTCTTAGGCAAGGAGACCGACTGCCTCCTTTTCTATTTCTTATTGTTGCTGATGTTTTGTCCCGTATGATCTTACAAAGTGCCCAATTGAGTCATATTAAGGGGGTTAAATTGAGCCGAAACTGTCCTATTGTGtcccatttattttttactgATGATTCACTATTTTTCTTGGAAGCTAATGTGCAAAATTGTAGGAATTTGATTGATATTATCCAGATTTATTGTCAAGCTTCCGGTCAAAGGGTGAACTATGAAAAGTCAAGCCTAGTTCTTAGTTCAAATACTACGGAGGACCTAAAGAATGTTGTTCAAGCGGAGATGAATATTGTTGTGGCTACTAATCCTGGAGTGTACTTCGGAATTCCAGCCCTTTGGGGGAAAACGAGGAGTAAGGCTTTAGAGTATGTGAAGGATGAGGTGGTGTTGAGGTTGAAAGTTTGGAAAAATCAGTATTTGTCTGCTGGGGGGAAAGAAGGGTTAATAAAAGCTGTTGCGTGCTCTATTCCAacttatgttatgttttaa